GCACAAGAATATTGGTCTGGAGTTCCTTCCAGGTAAGTCTCTATCTTTTGGGATAAGTCCTGGACTGAAACCAGAGAAATAAAATTCATGGTGTGGAGCGGTCTAACTATCCCATTCCACTTTAGCCATGCTGCTGCCACCTGGGATTTGTTTGCCTTCCATGGGGACTGAGGGGCTTGGAGTAGCAGCAGCAAGCATTCCTACTTTAAAGCTACTCGATAGGACCAGAAATTTGTACATTGTACTATGTGCACATTAGCTTTTCCAGAGAAAAGTGCATTCACTGACTGATATCCCCAGGGACCTGCTCAGGAGGAATCTGCCAAGGCAAGACTGTAACTTTGCACCTGATGGGGCTAATGATGTAGCTCAGCAACagagtgcttgcttgcttgtcaATACTGAGTTTGATCCTCCTCCGTTTGTTCTTCCGCAAGTGGATCTATTACAGATAAGCTAATGATGATTCCCAACCTTCttgatgctgcaaccctttaatacggtGCCTCAAGTTGTGGTGGTCCCCAACCAAAAAAGTATCTTTattgctacttcttaactgtaattttgccaatgttatgaaccataatgtaagcATCTATGCGAACCACAGGTTAAGAACCGCTGAGCTAAAGCATGTTCAAAAAAATAcctaatgccagcacttgggtggtAGAAGCAAGATGAtcagtttaaggctagcctgggtttcATGAGAGTCTGtctaaacatcaacaacaaaaggcTGCCTCTGTAGCAACTACCTACAATACCAGAGAGAGACTGAATTGCTTATTGCCCGAAGCAAAGCTTGGTTTCAGAGGAGCCTGGAATACATATCACCTATAATACGTATTATCACCTAGTCTGTGTGGAAAGTTAAATGCCCCTTattatgggggtgggggtggggcgctaCATTAGGTCAGGCACTGAAATGTTTTCATCTGGAAAGGTGGAGCAGGAGAGTTAATTTAGAACTATGCCCCTGCCCCAACAGTCTCTGTAGCACTGGCACAAATCTTCGGGAGCAAGATGAAATGGGATTGCCAGGCgatagtggcgcacgcctgtaatcccaacacttgggaagcagaggcaggtgaatttctgagttcgaggccagcctggtctacaaagtgagttccaggacagccaggctacacagagaaaccctgtctcgaaccctcTTCCCACCACACACCAAAAAAATGAAATGGGCTTATTTTCTCCTAGAATCCATCGGGCAAGCAGAAAACAAAAGGCTTAAGAGGTGCAGCCCCAACCAGGGCAGGGAAGAATCGCGAGCTCTGGGTCCAGCAAGGGACCTGAGCCCGCCAGAATCCGTCACGCGCGACCGCCAGTCCACCGAGGCCTCCCTCACTGCTAGAGGATCGCAGACACAAGCGGCCCATGGGAGGGCCCAGTCGGCAGACGCAGCGAGCCCTCCCGGCGGCCTGGAGGTACCGCAGCGTTTCACGGCGGGTGCGGGCCTAAGCTACCGGCGCCGGGTCCTCACCACCGCCTCCTCTGCTCCCGCAGGACTTGTGGCTACAGGAGATCGCCAATCTGTCCGAGTGGCTGAGTCCCGGACACAGGTCCTAAGCGCTCGCTACTGAGGCTCCCAGCAAGCCAAGGAAGCCCGGAACACGTGTATCATGCCTTCTATACGTCAATAAAGCTGCTCCAAGCGCACAGTGTCAAATACAGTGTAAGGGGAGGAGCGTCCGGGGATGGGCATCTTGCGCCGCCTCCTGACGTCACCCGCGCCATAACGTCACTGCTGCGCGCCACGGGTCCGGGCGTGATGGCGGCGCTGGGCGGGGACGGACTGCGTTTACTGTCGGTATCGAGGCCGGAGCGGCAGCCCGAGTCAGCGGCGCTGAGCGGTCCGGGCCCAGGGCTGTGCTGCTGGGTGTCTgtgttctcctgcttcagcctcgcCTGCTCCTACGTGGGCAGCCTCTACGTGTGGAAGAGCGAGCTGCCCAGGTGCGGGGGATGCGCGCGCGGCCGGAATCGGCGCCCTCGTGGGGCGGGGCTGAGGGCGGAGCTTCGACCGGACGGGGGTGGGGCCGCCTTGGCCCGTGGTTGCTGCAGACCCCGTGGAACTTATTGTCCCTTTTCCTAGGGACCACCCCGCTGTTATCAAGCGGCGTTTCACCAGTGTCCTGGTAGTCTCCAGCTTGTCCCCTCTTTGCGTGCTGCTCTGGAGGGAACTCACTGGCATCCAGGTGCGAAGGAGGCGGGGCACAGGGCAACTAGGGAAAGAATCCAGATTTTTGTGGGAGGGAACATCACTGATGCCCCTTTTCCTGTGGCTCAGCCAGGCACATCACTGCTTACCCTGATGGGCTTCAGGCTGGAGGGGATTTTCCCGGCagctctgctgcccctgctgctaaCTATGGTGAgttctgctttattttttcaaCTCTGTTGTCACTAGTGTAATGGCATTGTGGTAAAAaggttttcattttatctgttcCCCATCCCCTAATCCCAACCCAGATCCTTTTCCTGGGTCCACTGATGCAGCTCTCTATGGATTGCCCGTGTGACCTGACAGATGGGCTGAAGGTTGTCCTGGGTGAGTCTTCAAGACTGAGGAAAAGGTAGGCACAGGCAGTCCAGAACATTGGGGAAAGGAGTCAGTGAGATGATGTGATCTGGACTGAAGAGGTGAGATGTCACCTCTCAGGGTGTGTTTCCTTATCAGTCAAATGGATTTTATTGCTGGGTACCCTGTAAGGTTATGATGCTCAAGGAGGCCTTTCCGGCTCCAAAGCAGTACTTGATATGGGCCAGAAAGCATCTTCCCCTGCTTTCCCATCATTTGGCTTCCCCAAAGATTGGTCTTGGTTAAATTTGGGTGCTTCTGGAATTTACTATAACTTTCTCATCTACTGCTGCCTTCCCTTACTGCTGTCAGTTATCTCAAGACATTATAATTTGGTTTGATAAGGCTTGTTCCCTTCCCCATTCTGAGTCTCAGGATTTCCTAAACTGAATTTGGCCAGAGTAAATCTGTGGGAGAGTGCCCCAGATGTCTCTAGTAACTAGGCACTCATTGCTTATCCTGAATATTTACTCTAGCCCCTCGTTCTTGGGCCCGCTGCCTCACAGACATGCGCTGGCTACGAAACCAAGTTATTGCACCCTTGACAGAGGAGCTGGTGTTCCGGGCTTGTATGCTGCCCATGCTAGCCCCATGCACAGGTCTGGGCCCTGCTGTGTTCACCTGCCCACTCTTTTTTGGAGTTGGTGAGTCTAACCTGTCCAGCAACAATGTTCCTGGCATAAGGGCTAAAAATGGGGCTTTGGGTGAAGGGGGAGCTAGGTAGAAAGCCAGAGGGATATGATGTGGTTTTCACCTTCCTCCCAGCCCATTTTCACCACATTATTGAGCAGCTGCGTTTCCGCCAAAGCAGTGTGGGAAGTATCTTCTTGTCTGCAGGTGAGGCCTGGAGAGCTGCCCAGGGGCAGTAAGGGGTTGGGGTGTTATCATGTCCCTCATAGACACTATACAGAAAGGGTTGGAGGCAAAGAGCTATATTGGATGGGGCCCACTGATTATGGAAGGTGGGGTACAGAGAACAGCCACAGATACTGGGCAGGCAGCCACTGCCAAGGGGAGCGGGTGGTCTCTGGCTGTGGGATGTGCAGTACTGGGGTAGGGTGGGCATGCAGGTGTGGTCACTCGCAGCCTCCATCTCCAGCGTTCCAGTTCTCCTATACCGCTGTCTTCGGTGCTTATACGGCTTTCCTCTTCATCCGCACAGGTTGGTCCTCGGCCTTTCATGGGTCTCCAGGGGCCCACAGAtgtgggtgggagaagggggaTACTGTGGATGCAACTGTTTCTTCTATCACAGTCCTAGAAACAGGCTAAGCCGGGGTCCTCAGATTTTTAAGATCTTTGAGAGGTGGAAGCAGAGGTTATAACATGGGGGCAGATCAGTGTGTGGGGTAGGGGTCACTGAGCTCCTGTTCAGGAGACAAGGGTCACTAACTCTAGAAGGGCCATTGGTGGTAGAGCCGCTTCACATGTTGCACCATCTCCTCTCTCCAGGACACCTGATAGGGCCGGTTCTCTGCCACTCTTTCTGCAACTACATGGGCTTCCCTGCTGTGTGTGCAGCCCTGGAGCATCCACAGAAGTGGCCGCTGCTGGCAGGCTATGCCCTTGGTGTGGgactcttcctgcttctgcttcaaCCCCTGACAGACCCCAAGCTCTATGGCAGCCTTCCTCTTTGTATGCTCTTGGAACGAACAGGAGCCTCAGAGACCCTACTGTGCTCTTGACCGTCACTCTTGTGTGCACTCCGGTGAACTCTGATgggctctccagcccctccttacCAAGGAATACTGCAAGGGAGGGGCTGGCTGGGGTCCCCGAGATCTCAGGAATTTTTGTAGGGGATTGAAGCCAGAGCTAGTTGAATCCCAGGGACCAAGAGAAAGGAGCAGATATCCAAAAGGTGCAGCCCCTCTCGAAGGGGGGATGAGCAGCAACTGGAAGTGAGGGGGCAAGCACAAATCCTAGGAGCTGTGCACTCCCTCTTTGGACTGATGCTTTTCTAACTCCTTTGTGTCCCCCCTTCTCCCTTGAAAAGCTGCTCGGGTGGGTTTATTTATAAAACCCCTCCTCTCAACTTCCCAGGGTTTTCTCATTGTCTTTTTGCATCAAGACTTTGTATTGGGATATTAAAGAGATTTAACTTGGCTAACATGGTCTTGGAAATTTGGGGCTCTGTCTCTGTGTACTTGGATCTTGGTAAGGACCTAAGGCTACACTTAGGACTATGTGTACTGtcccagctccctgggcaggTAAGCCTGGCAAGCAGGTCCCAACAGTAAAGGACAGGAAAGAGCCCTCACTTGGTTGCTAAGGCTGTGGCTTTCCTGAACTGTGGCGGTTGAGTTAACAGGGGCCAAGTGGAAACTCATCTCATTGTGGGACCTGCACCTGTTACTCAGGTCAAGGAATATCCACAGCTTTGGCCCCAGCAATGAGGCTTCCAGCCTGTGTCCTGTGAGCTGGAGGAGCCTCATTCTACACAAGGTTGTGGGTCCAGGACCCAAGAGGAGGCTTCTCACTCAGGAGTAAAGGCTCTGGGTCCATGTGGACTGCTACCCCTCTGCCTTGCCCAGGCCCTGGAGGAACCCAGGACAAAGGTCACAGCCCTGAAAGTGGCAAGAACTCTATCGAGCACCTACCTGCCCACCACACTCTACAATGGTTTATTTccctttgcctttttaaaaatgtgtgaatATCCTTTTAAGTCCCCTACAGTTAAGGGGgtgctgagacccactctctgaAGCTGGTGACTGAGAAAATGGACATGTGGACATCTAGTGACACTCCCCCAAAGCTGGTTATGACATAGCCACACTCATGAAGTTACAACAGGAAGTATCACAGTCATACACCTGCCTCCCTAGGAGCTCGTTTCCTGTGTAGAAGCTGGTGGTTGGGAGGTGAGGGGCTGGTAGGCAGTGGCCTGCTGTAACAAGTATCCTGAGAACACTAGGCAGACAGGCTTGCGGGTCTATTTTACTGAGGTCTAggaagtttaaagaaaaaaaaaagcagatctgACCTAGATCCCATGGGAGTTTGagagaaataaacccacactGCCACTAGGGTGGACTAGACTGTACATGACCTAGTGTGGAGGGCAAGGGAAGGCCACTTTATTGAGCAAATTTCCCAGGACCTGTGAATTAGGTCTTCCCTCTACCCCCAGAGGTAGAACCCCTAAACCACTTCCCCAAGCACAAGGCCACCTACTGTACACCTTAGTCTCCCATGAGGAGCAGACAGACCCTTATTTGGCAAGAGATGAATATGTGAGCAACTGCCTGCCAGTAAGAAAAGGACAAATAGCTGGAGGGAATGGGCGGCCACTTttaggtagtgtgtgtgtgctgtcccaTGGGACAGGACCTCAAAGGCCTGACCTTCCTACTCTCAGGAACTGGCTGGCCTGGGCCTGCCCTGGCTGCACAGCTTCTGTTGAGAGGCTTAGGGTAGGGTTGGCCAGGCTGCCAGTCCAGAGTAAGATCACTCAATCTCTAGGATGAGGTCATCGCCTTCCAGAGTCATGTCCTTGGTCACATGAACCTTTCGGATAGTGCCCTCCATGGGCGAAGTCACCACAGTCTCCATCTTCATGGCGCTGAGCACACAGAGGGGCTGGCCCTTAACCACCTTGTCTCCTGCAGCCACCTTGATGTCGATGACCTTACCAGGCATCGGGGCCCCAATTTGGCCCTTTACATCCTTCAGAGCCTTGGGATGGAAGTGCATCTCCTGCAGATAGGACAGAGATGACATAAGACAGCAGGTCAGGCCCATCCCTACCACCTGACTGCCTCTGGGGGCACTGTACCTTCATGGCCTGCGTGTCTTTAACCAGAATGGATCGAAGCTGCCCATTGAGTTCAAAGAACACCTGCCTCTGGCCAGCACGGTTCAGGTCACTTACAGCCAGGGCTTTGATGTGCAGGGTCTTGCCCCGTTCCAGCTCAACCTGCAGAGAAGACAGGAGACGGCTGGGGAGGAAG
This portion of the Apodemus sylvaticus chromosome 1, mApoSyl1.1, whole genome shotgun sequence genome encodes:
- the Rce1 gene encoding CAAX prenyl protease 2 isoform X5, whose amino-acid sequence is MAALGGDGLRLLSVSRPERQPESAALSGPGPGLCCWVSVFSCFSLACSYVGSLYVWKSELPRDHPAVIKRRFTSVLVVSSLSPLCVLLWRELTGIQPGTSLLTLMGFRLEGIFPAALLPLLLTMILFLGPLMQLSMDCPCDLTDGLKVVLAPRSWARCLTDMRWLRNQVIAPLTEELVFRACMLPMLAPCTGLGPAVFTCPLFFGVAHFHHIIEQLRFRQSSVGSIFLSAASISSVPVLLYRCLRCLYGFPLHPHRTPDRAGSLPLFLQLHGLPCCVCSPGASTEVAAAGRLCPWCGTLPASASTPDRPQALWQPSSLYALGTNRSLRDPTVLLTVTLVCTPVNSDGLSSPSLPRNTAREGLAGVPEISGIFVGD
- the Rce1 gene encoding CAAX prenyl protease 2 isoform X1 translates to MAALGGDGLRLLSVSRPERQPESAALSGPGPGLCCWVSVFSCFSLACSYVGSLYVWKSELPRDHPAVIKRRFTSVLVVSSLSPLCVLLWRELTGIQPGTSLLTLMGFRLEGIFPAALLPLLLTMILFLGPLMQLSMDCPCDLTDGLKVVLAPRSWARCLTDMRWLRNQVIAPLTEELVFRACMLPMLAPCTGLGPAVFTCPLFFGVAHFHHIIEQLRFRQSSVGSIFLSAAFQFSYTAVFGAYTAFLFIRTGHLIGPVLCHSFCNYMGFPAVCAALEHPQKWPLLAGYALGVGLFLLLLQPLTDPKLYGSLPLCMLLERTGASETLLCS
- the Rce1 gene encoding CAAX prenyl protease 2 isoform X3, which produces MAALGGDGLRLLSVSRPERQPESAALSGPGPGLCCWVSVFSCFSLACSYVGSLYVWKSELPRDHPAVIKRRFTSVLVVSSLSPLCVLLWRELTGIQPGTSLLTLMGFRLEGIFPAALLPLLLTMILFLGPLMQLSMDCPCDLTDGLKVVLAPRSWARCLTDMRWLRNQVIAPLTEELVFRACMLPMLAPCTGLGPAVFTCPLFFGVAHFHHIIEQLRFRQSSVGSIFLSAGHLIGPVLCHSFCNYMGFPAVCAALEHPQKWPLLAGYALGVGLFLLLLQPLTDPKLYGSLPLCMLLERTGASETLLCS
- the Rce1 gene encoding CAAX prenyl protease 2 isoform X2, producing the protein MAALGGDGLRLLSVSRPERQPESAALSGPGPGLCCWVSVFSCFSLACSYVGSLYVWKSELPRDHPAVIKRRFTSVLVVSSLSPLCVLLWRELTGIQPGTSLLTLMGFRLEGIFPAALLPLLLTMILFLGPLMQLSMDCPCDLTDGLKVVLDMRWLRNQVIAPLTEELVFRACMLPMLAPCTGLGPAVFTCPLFFGVAHFHHIIEQLRFRQSSVGSIFLSAAFQFSYTAVFGAYTAFLFIRTGHLIGPVLCHSFCNYMGFPAVCAALEHPQKWPLLAGYALGVGLFLLLLQPLTDPKLYGSLPLCMLLERTGASETLLCS
- the Rce1 gene encoding CAAX prenyl protease 2 isoform X4 yields the protein MGFRLEGIFPAALLPLLLTMILFLGPLMQLSMDCPCDLTDGLKVVLAPRSWARCLTDMRWLRNQVIAPLTEELVFRACMLPMLAPCTGLGPAVFTCPLFFGVAHFHHIIEQLRFRQSSVGSIFLSAAFQFSYTAVFGAYTAFLFIRTGHLIGPVLCHSFCNYMGFPAVCAALEHPQKWPLLAGYALGVGLFLLLLQPLTDPKLYGSLPLCMLLERTGASETLLCS